In the genome of Patagioenas fasciata isolate bPatFas1 chromosome 12, bPatFas1.hap1, whole genome shotgun sequence, one region contains:
- the LOC136113576 gene encoding uncharacterized protein isoform X2: MGTLLLMPLLASLQFFPLASPTDPPPPPTITVTPEKLEYIMGDTISLRCSAPSATKEKIQGFHFLGTSGWAVDARVRTESYVYTFTIAGPRDSGAHTCTYSILTPARRYLRSRESKPIVISVRDLPPPPTLTLTPAGGVTVEGQPLVFLCRALAGEALRRFHFYKDEVEVTEGTQLTSGETEAQLKVTAAGMGLSGNVTCGYEEETEGRWVPSYPSQTHLLLITEAAAAPHLSVDPPTLVVPQDAPLGLTCEASRAAFTMSFHFYRNGAKMGPGPEAQFPFVPLFAGCAGGVAVLLLLLPLTVWLWRRRRGGASWKGFRNKDDSGGFSLANVGNT, from the exons ATGGGGACCCTGCTCCTCATGCCCCTGCTCG CCTCTCTCCAGTTCTTCCCACTGGCATCACCCACAG accctcctcctcctcccaccatcACGGTGACGCCAGAGAAGCTCGAATACATCATGGGAGACACCATCTCCCTCCGCTGCTCTGCCCCGTCAGCCACCAAGGAGAAGATCCAGGGGTTTCACTTCTTGGGGACCAGTGGGTGGGCGGTGGACGCACGGGTGAGGACAGAGAGCTATGTCTACACGTTCACCATTGCGGGACCACGGGACAGCGGTGCCCACACCTGTACCTACAGCATCCTCACCCCAGCCCGGCGTTACCTGCGCTCGCGGGAGAGCAAACCCATTGTCATCAGTGTCAGAG ACCTCCCGCCTCCACCGACTTTGACCTTGACCCCTGCAGGTGGGGTCACTGTGGAAGGTCAACCGCTCGTCTTCCTCTGCCGTGCCCTGGCAGGGGAGGCACTGCGACGGTTCCACTTCTATAAGGATGAGGTCGAGGTCACTGAGGGGACCCAGTTGACgtcgggggaaactgaggcacagctgaAAGTGACCGCTGCTGGGATGGGCCTCTCGGGCAATGTCACCTGCGGGTACGAGGAGGAGACCGAAGGCCGGTGGGTCCCATCCTACCCCAGCCAGACCCACCTGCTGCTCATCACAG AGGCAGCAGCCGCTCCCCATCTGTCTGTGGATCCCCCGACTCTTGTGGTGCCCCAGGACGCCCCCCTGGGCCTGACGTGTGAGGCCTCCAGAGCCGCCTTCACCATGAGCTTCCACTTCTATCGCAACGGGGCCAAGATGGGGCCAGGCCCGGAAG CCCAGTTCCCGTTCGTCCCATTGTTTGCTGGCTGTGCAGGGGGCGTGGCCGTGCTGCTCCTGTTGCTCCCATTGACTGTTTGGCTGTGGAGGAGGCGGAGAG GTGGCGCCTCCTGGAAGGGATTCCGGAATAAAGACGACAGCGGTGGCTTCTCATTGGCGAACGTGGGCAACACGTGA
- the LOC136113576 gene encoding Fc receptor-like protein 5 isoform X1: MGTLLLMPLLASLQFFPLASPTDPPPPPTITVTPEKLEYIMGDTISLRCSAPSATKEKIQGFHFLGTSGWAVDARVRTESYVYTFTIAGPRDSGAHTCTYSILTPARRYLRSRESKPIVISVRDLPPPPTLTLTPAGGVTVEGQPLVFLCRALAGEALRRFHFYKDEVEVTEGTQLTSGETEAQLKVTAAGMGLSGNVTCGYEEETEGRWVPSYPSQTHLLLITEAAAAPHLSVDPPTLVVPQDAPLGLTCEASRAAFTMSFHFYRNGAKMGPGPEGSVTKNWGNSSHFYIPRTPLGFGGNFSCTVEENVGGTWVEGPPSNMADITVSAQFPFVPLFAGCAGGVAVLLLLLPLTVWLWRRRRGGASWKGFRNKDDSGGFSLANVGNT, translated from the exons ATGGGGACCCTGCTCCTCATGCCCCTGCTCG CCTCTCTCCAGTTCTTCCCACTGGCATCACCCACAG accctcctcctcctcccaccatcACGGTGACGCCAGAGAAGCTCGAATACATCATGGGAGACACCATCTCCCTCCGCTGCTCTGCCCCGTCAGCCACCAAGGAGAAGATCCAGGGGTTTCACTTCTTGGGGACCAGTGGGTGGGCGGTGGACGCACGGGTGAGGACAGAGAGCTATGTCTACACGTTCACCATTGCGGGACCACGGGACAGCGGTGCCCACACCTGTACCTACAGCATCCTCACCCCAGCCCGGCGTTACCTGCGCTCGCGGGAGAGCAAACCCATTGTCATCAGTGTCAGAG ACCTCCCGCCTCCACCGACTTTGACCTTGACCCCTGCAGGTGGGGTCACTGTGGAAGGTCAACCGCTCGTCTTCCTCTGCCGTGCCCTGGCAGGGGAGGCACTGCGACGGTTCCACTTCTATAAGGATGAGGTCGAGGTCACTGAGGGGACCCAGTTGACgtcgggggaaactgaggcacagctgaAAGTGACCGCTGCTGGGATGGGCCTCTCGGGCAATGTCACCTGCGGGTACGAGGAGGAGACCGAAGGCCGGTGGGTCCCATCCTACCCCAGCCAGACCCACCTGCTGCTCATCACAG AGGCAGCAGCCGCTCCCCATCTGTCTGTGGATCCCCCGACTCTTGTGGTGCCCCAGGACGCCCCCCTGGGCCTGACGTGTGAGGCCTCCAGAGCCGCCTTCACCATGAGCTTCCACTTCTATCGCAACGGGGCCAAGATGGGGCCAGGCCCGGAAGGTTCCGTGACAAAAAACTGGGGGAATTCCTCCCATTTCTACATCCCCCGCACACCTCTGGGGTTCGGCGGGAACTTCAGCTGCACCGTGGAGGAAAACGTGGGCGGGACATGGGTGGAGGGGCCACCCAGCAACATGGCCGACATCACCGTCAGCG CCCAGTTCCCGTTCGTCCCATTGTTTGCTGGCTGTGCAGGGGGCGTGGCCGTGCTGCTCCTGTTGCTCCCATTGACTGTTTGGCTGTGGAGGAGGCGGAGAG GTGGCGCCTCCTGGAAGGGATTCCGGAATAAAGACGACAGCGGTGGCTTCTCATTGGCGAACGTGGGCAACACGTGA